The Aneurinibacillus migulanus genome contains the following window.
TGGAAATTAAATTTAATATGGGTTCTGAACGATACTCGATTGATGTGCATAAAAAGCATCTGGAAGAGTTAAAAGATTTATATAAAGCACTGCTTAAAATTGCTGAAATTTCACATGAAAATGAAAGGGCTTTAGAATTTGCAAAACAAAGTCTTGAATTAGCTTCCACGACATTAACGCGTATCACAAGTACGGAAAGTAATCTAGTTGAGCAGTTTAAAGGATTGAACCAGGCTGCTTTTTCTTGGCTTGTTGATATGAAGGAGAAATATAGTAGTAAGGATTTCGGTTTTGTTTTTGAACGTTATATTAATAATTAAAGAAAAACAAGGTGTAATCAATAGAATGATTTACACACGAGTAGGAAAGCCTTTGACATGTAGTTGATATTTCACTGGTGTACGGGTTCGTTTTTTTGAAAATGGTAAATTTTGTTTCTTATTTTGAGCGTGTCTAGAATATAATTTGTATGACCTACATTTCCTGATTAATTATATGTTATTCCTATATTTTTCCGAGGAGGTTGTAAGATATGTTTAACTTAAAGGAAAAAGAATTTATCTTCGTATTTACAGGTCCCGATGGAGCAGGTCGTAAAACGATTGCTGAAATGATTTTCCGCAGTCTTGACATCCCTCATGTCGTTTCATACACTACCCGACCAAAGAAGCCAATGGAAGTGGAAGGGCATGACTATCATTTCATTACGGAAGAGCAGTTTCATCATGCTGAGAAAAATAACGAGTTCTTAGAGAGTGTTGTTTTGGACGGATATCACTATGGGATTAAAGAGTC
Protein-coding sequences here:
- a CDS encoding PH domain-containing protein codes for the protein MFGKVAADMLGLSDVGTVIKPEDYDKADVDDYVMQEDNEKIFFLIKSKSDEYCFTNKALIHLDGTSATSKKRTLRRYSYHTHQISNVVLETAGTVDLDVEIKFNMGSERYSIDVHKKHLEELKDLYKALLKIAEISHENERALEFAKQSLELASTTLTRITSTESNLVEQFKGLNQAAFSWLVDMKEKYSSKDFGFVFERYINN